The following is a genomic window from Miscanthus floridulus cultivar M001 chromosome 14, ASM1932011v1, whole genome shotgun sequence.
CACCGGTCGCCCGCCCCATCCCCGCCGCCTCAATGAGCAGCAAGCGGCACCCCGCTGCCCCGCGGCCCTGAGTGGCCACGCTCTGCCAGGGCGCCGCTTTCCGATCTGCGTGGTGCGAGCTTGGACGAGACGGGTGGGTAGGCGGCGGCGCGAGATCGGACGAGGCAGGGCGAGGTGGACGCGCTACCGATTTCCAATTTCACAGAATGGACATCCAAACGTGATTTGGTATTTGCCCTGTCACCGGATCCCTAATAGCAATTTCATGTACATCCAAACATGTTATTTGGTATTGTAGTCCATTTCCAAAGCTAGTCCGATTTGGTATTGGTACTCAATTCATTTCCAGACATCCAGTATTTACATCCAAACGGACAATAAATGGAGGAACTAAACAGGCCGCACATGAGGCAGTCACGCGAAACAGGCCGACAAAATCATGCGATCGACGCCGATCATCTACCGAGGCTTTTACATCAGAACTTGTCTCTTGTTACAGATCTCCAAGATTTCGAGGTTGGTGCGGCGGCCACTGATGGTATCGCCTCCCCAAATCCGGCGATTTTCCTGACGATCAAGAAAAGCTACATGCATCCCATCCCAATCCCGGACAACACCAGAATCGGAGACACGCATGATCCACGATTCCACGTAGCCTAGCCTTACATGGGTTGGCTCGAGCTCAGTATTATAGGAGTACTCCCTTGGGATTGATTACAAGCAAGTGGTCAGAGGGCAGCAAAATCCCAGTTCTTTAGTAGCAGAAAATCGCTGCAGCTCGCCAACTTTGACGTCAGCACAGCTCCGCGCACCTGATGAAGATTAGTACAAATCTGCATACTTTACCAGATCGCCACAACGATCCGTATCTTTCATCCTTTCACTTTCAGCAAGCCAGGATCAGCACTATCACACAGCAAGCTAGGTACTGCTACTAGTAGAGGACAAAAAACCACCCCAGGAACTCAAAAACTAACAGAGCCATATGCCCACATGATATGGTAGGGTAGCAGCACTAGCAGCAGTATGAAAAGGCAGAGGGAAGGGAACAAGAGAAAATGGTGGTGGTGGATCCTTTTGCATGTTGTCTGTCTCATGATACTCTGTCGTGGATGGATGGAGTCAATTCGTGGCAAGATTTGGAGCAAATCTGCTCCAGGATCTTGCTTTCCATGTGCTGGGACTTTCTTAGTCATCACACCTTGTTTTCCACTCCTCCTTCGCTTTACTTTCCATGATTCCATCACATCACATCTCCTCGAATCCTTTCATGTGCTTGTGTGTGTATATAAGTATCTACTCAACCACACACACATCCTTCATTCATTCAGAAATCAAAGCAAAAGCCTCTCATGCCAACAAGCCCAAGCACACACACCTCCTGCCTTTCTTCTTCTACAACTCTTGCTTCCTGCAGCTCTGCTCTCTTGCTTCAATCGGTCATGGCGGCGGTGGCCACAGAGACTCCGTTCCATGTCCTGGCGGTGGACGACAGCCTCCCGGACAGGAAGCTCATCGAGAGGCTCCTCAAGACCTCTTCCTTCCAAGGTACGCAATCACAAGACCTCTCCTTCACCAATCACCATGGTTTCTCTACTCTGAATCTCATGAAAGatggcttctttgtttctgaatataTGCAGTGACCACTGTGGACTCAGGGAGCAAGGCGCTGCAGTTCCTGGGGCTCCATGATGAGCACAGCCCTGTTCCTGTCCACACAGACCAGCtggtaagaagaagaagatggcttcCTCTTCCTATGTGTTTTCGTAGCTAGCAAGTCTGAAGAAAAGATTTCTGATGTACCGTACAGTATTTGGTTTTGCTCATGCTCTGTATGTATGTGGATGACAATCAGGATGTGGCGGTGAACCTGATCATCACTGACTACTGCATGCCCGGCATGACAGGATACGACCTGCTCAAGAAGATCAAGGTAACTACTGGACTACTCCGTATATATTCTATCTGGTGTTTAATTACTGGCATGATCCACTGAAGATAACAAGGCCTAAAGATGCAtgtttggtttggtttggtttgttCTACCAGGAGTCGTCGTCTCTCAGAGATATCCCAGTGGTGATCATGTCCTCTGAGAACATTCCTTCAAGGATCAATAGGTGAGCAGTGAGCTACCACTCTGAGTCTTGTGGAGCTAAACACGGTGTTTAAAAGTCAAAGttaaaaatgcaaaaaaaataaaaaaatagtgaGGAGTTGAATAGAGTTAAAGCAAGAAAACAACTTTATCATTTGAGAGCAATAATACTTCTGCATGGCTGAGTTGGCGTCCTGTTCTTGCTCAGAAAATCACTTCATGTTCAGAAAACCTTTTAGAGAGTTATAAAGTTCCTTTTTTTCCTTCCATGTATGGAGACATATAAATAAATGAATAAGTTTAGGACCAAATTGGATATCAAAATCTCAACGAATCCTTAATAATCTGTTGCCACATGTGTTGTGCTATAAATAGAGGAACGAACCACCACATACATGATATCTCGGCCTGTTCGGTGTAAAATAAACACCAAAAGGAAAGATATGAAATGATACGCAGTTCGATCTTGTAGATCTTTTATATTGCCGTATCCATGAAACAGGTCTGTTGATGCAGACAGGTCACTGGCACCACTAACCACTCGTTGCGCGATACTCCACCAATGGGAGGGCACTAaagtcaaagaaagaatcaaaagATATTGCTGCCCTTTGGGAAAAAAAAGAATCAAAAGATATGACATATCCATAAAAACAAAATTTAAAgatttaagaaaaaaaaaacacaagttGCAAGAGTTGTTTTCTAAAAGCATATCATGCTTTATATATCAAAGGGGAAAAAAACTGACAGTTCTGGTTTTTGAAATTCTAAATCAGGTGCCTGGAGGAAGGAGCTGATGAGTTCTTCCTGAAACCAGTACGGCTATCAGACATGAACAAGCTCAAGCCCCACATACTGAAAAGCAGATGCAGAGAGCACTATCACCAGGAACAGCATCAGCAAAGTGACAGCAACAGTGACGAATGCAGTAACCCCACaaacaccagcagcagcagcgataGCAGCAGCAGCGATAGCAGCAGCAACCGCAAGAGAAAGGCAGCAGACAACGAAGAAATCTTGCCCCAGACAAATAGATCAAGGCATAGTTAGCTGCAAACTGACTAGTACAGCTAACCTTTTTTTCCTCTTTCCCTTGGTCATTTGCCTTATACTAAGTTTTTGGTCTACTGATTTGTAACATAGATGTTAGCACTAGCTTGGCAAAAATATAATGGAATGTGTAAACGGATACTGCTTGAGTCGAATCATGTGATTCTGCAACACATTTGCCTGTTTCATTTATCAGAAAAACAGCTGAGATAACAACCTAACAGAGTCACAGTAACAGGCCATTGGGACAGCGTGTGCCGAAGCCAAGAAATAATATCTGAAACTGATTGTCAGATAACTAACGATGGGATTAGTATTTTTACTGTTTCTAAGCTTTAGTCTGGATACAAGTACTCACTATAGTAGTCAGTAGGGCAGTAACTTAGCTGGGATACGATTTTTACCAACAGCAACAGCTAACAGCAAACGTCATCCCTACATAGTAGGGTGCTTACACTGGCTTACAAGGACATCATCATCTGCTTGGGAGGTGATTGTTACTAACTGCTTATGAGAAACTTCATTCACAGAAACCCTCGGGCCCCTCAGAAAGTACACCGGTATGTCACATGGTTCCCGGTAAGCTCGCTGTCATATGTAACTTTAACAACAGTTCCTTTGCCAAATCCGTGGTAGTGAGCAACTGCATCACTCTCCAGAATGCGAGGCAACTGAAAGATTCAAGCACCAATTTCAGAAAACTGGCATGAAATTGATTTGCAACAATTTGAGCTAGCTTTACCTAAAGAAATTTCCAAGGGAAACAACCAAGCTAACAACAAGCAGGAATTTGCAATGCAGGGATGCTAAGAATCCACTAGCCAAAATAAACGAAATGCAGTATCCCCATGAAAACTAATAATAAACATATTTTTGACATATGTTATAATTTCTGATTTGCATATCATTATGTAAGGAGCCAACATTAAATAGGAACCCACATAAATACAAAGTGACATAAATTTTTCATTTGCAGTTTTCTTTCTATATGATAGAAGTAGCCCCCTTATGAAAATACGGGAGGATCATCAGTTTGAATCCCATCAAGGTACATATTGAGCAATGAGAAATGCATAAACACAAGAACATTGTGAGAACAATATAAATGATGCAAGTCACCAAATTATTATCAGGGCACTCAGCATGGCAAACTTCATAATTTATCAGCAATCTCAATCATCAGATGCAGAAAGCACAATAAGATATTGCAGTCTCCCTTGTGGCCATGATCATGTTGCACACAAAATCAAGTGCTGGAATTATGGTGTTATACACAGCAACTGAGCATGCGTCATGAAAAGCAACAGCCGACAGCCAGCACCAGGCTGCATAATTGCACAGCACCATGACTCCAAGTGGCAGTATAACAAATCAGTAGGAAATTTAAAAGTAACTTCAACAAATCAAAGAGGAACATACCTGTGAGTCCACGATATTGTAGTCCTTCAGGAGCTTGACCTTCTCCTCTGCAGTCAACACTTCATGCTTGGGCTTCAGGACATGCTTAGTGATGTTCACCAGTAATTCTGCGATCTAACATTGAACAGAAGGTCAATAGAAGTTACTTGCTGTAATTCTTAGGGGATGGGCATTGAAGTTAGCAAGAACTAAAATATTAAATGCTGCTTCTTACTTAGTTACAGAAACTAAACAAAAATGTGAAGAACAACCAACGGATTGAACAAAACCTGACCTGGAATGTGTAAACTTTAAATGGGAAGATCTCCTTGATGGACTCTCTGGCTTTAGACATTATTTTGCTCTGCATTCACCTGCATAAGACATACAGCAGTCAAGATCTACGTTTTACTCACTCCACTTATAACAAAGTACAATTGGTACAGACAAGCACCACATGCATGGGAAGATAGAGATAAAAGCACTCATACATAGTAAATTAAGCATTTTACCATCCTAATTGTAGGATGGTGCAAACCCTAACAATCATAACGACAAAAACAACAATATTCCTAAACCGTACGGACAATCACACCAAACATGAATCAACAAGCAGCAAAGAAGGATGAACCAGTGAGAAATATttttaaccaaaaaaaaaagggTGAGAAGGGGTAGGAAAGAACTGATACCCCTCTTTCTCCCTAACTCTTCAATTTGGCATTACCTCTCGTGCACAATGCACATAACAGCACAATCGGATTATAGTCCAGTCCACTAGTGAGAATGCATCAATTGTGCGAGATGATTCCTTAATGACgagccaaaaaaaaaactacatcTGATGGGCAGGACAAGAATGCGGCTCAAATCGCGAGTTGGAACAAGGACCACACCCTAATGGAAGAAGAATCTGAGAGCACATCGATGATATATGGGGAAATGGACCGCAAAAGGgaaagaggaaaaaaaaaaggatttCACCTTGTTGGACGGGTCGGAGGCCAGGGTTATGGAGAAGGCGAGGGCGAGCCGTTCGAGCTCGGGCTTGCCGGCGGCCCACCAGGCGCGAAACTCCGGTAGGGTGCAGCTCGGGCTCCGGGACGCTGTACCCGCGGTCCGCGGAGCATCTCCAGCGCGGTGCGGCGCGCCAGGAAGAGACGGCGGCTCTCCACGCTGCCGCCGCGGTTGATCACCGACGATACGCAGCAGGCTACTacatttaatatatatatatatatatatattatttcctACTCCTAgagagtagttactcccatgtgtATATCTTTGATTTAGGATGTATATGGTCTGACGAAGTATATGGAAGATGAAATATATcatcatactagaccatctagGATACTATGCATGACAAGTATATATGTATACTTAGAatatatggttatacttattttataggTAACTGtcatagtattatataatatattaaaagaTATGTgctcttttgattttttttttcacatgGTAAAGATCTGGAGTATACGTCAAtatactcaaactgataaatgagtatgtACATATACACAACGTGATTTATTAattatgggagtaactactcccgggagtatataaaatgcaccctctctctctctctatatatatatatatataagcaggCTATATAAGGCAAACCTGTAAGGGTGTTACGTTCACTGCTGACACTATACCAGGCAATCACTGTGGTTGACGTTGGGAATGGATAGGATATATCGTTCTGGTATGATGCTTGGTAGAACGAGGATGCTCTGGCCGACAGGTTTCCAGCTTTATACAGTCACTGCACCAAGAAAACGATGTCTGTCGCGCAAACAATTGAGATGGGAGTTGGATTCCTCGACTTCTTGGTACCTTGCTTTCACCACAAGCAAGCAATGAACTGGTTCAGCTGCGAGAAATTACCAGCTTGGTCAGTTTCAGCGGCAAACAGAGACAGGCGCCGAGGCCCGTTCTGCATTGGTCAAGGGAAATTGGACTCaggtggcctatatatatcgtcTGTTACAGTCCAGAACGGCGCCACCACATCCTGCTGCCAAGTTCATTTGGGACAGCCGCGCGCCGCCAAGAGTGCAGTTCTTCATGTGGTTGCTCATCCATGGAATGATGGAAGGATACAATGCCGTGTGAATCCCTTGTGTGGACAGCCCGATGTGTGAAGTCTGCAACCAAGCCGACGAAACGGGTGAGCACATTGTCTTCTCGACTGTCCGTTTGCCCAAGAGTTTTGGCACCAACTTGGCTTCAACACCAACCAGCCGAATTCAGTTGATCGTTTCATCGACGTCCAATACCCGCCGACCTTCCCAATCCCAAGGCAGCTGATCAGCACTTTCATGGCACTTTGCTACTGGCATCTCTGGAAACGGAGGAATGGTGTCGTGTTTAGAGAGCAGGCGGCCACAATCAGGCAAACTGTTCGGCTGATAGAAGCTGATGCCAAGTTATGGGAGAGGCGGCTGCCAAAGAAAGATAGAGCAGTAGCAAATGCTTGGTGCCAATACTTAGCTTCCATATGTAATTGAGCTAAATTCAGAAACCTTGATGTATTTTAAAACAAGATGGGCTACCTTCTGGGGCCTAGATCAATGAAATAAAACTCAGGTGGGGAGCCTTTCCCCCCGTTGACAGTCAAAAATATGAAGAGGCTAATTACGATTAGCATCAATGTGCTACGAATGAAGAGGCTAATTTGATTCGTCAAAAAAAAGAGGCTAGTTACGATTAGCATCAATGTGCTGGTAATTGACACATGAAATTGTTGTTGTCTATgtataaatataaaataaaataaagaaaaacatATTACCAAGTCTAATGATAATGCCAATTTTCGGTGATTTCAGCAGCAACGGCTCCTTGGCTTAAAAAATCTAGCAGTCTACAATTGACCAAGTAGCCACCAAACAATGGATCAAAATTCTATGAATCAGTAGAGTTCTTTAGTGAGGTACTCCCTCCATTGcaaaatatgaaaatatatggtgTATTAAGATTCAAAAAGTCAGAATTTATAAATTTTGATCGACGATTATTCTAACTATACATATGCTTAGAGCCTAGCATATAAAAGTCGTACCATTATATTCACATTCTAAATTAAATAACTTATAACGTGAGTTTATTCTGTAGCAATTAATGATATATTGCAGTAATTAATGGTCGAAGTATATACTTCTAAAGGATTTCTCAAATCCTAATGAGACCTATAGAAAGAACTGGAGGCAGTAGTTGGTATGTGTCTGTggttataaaaaaaattatggaCATTTTAAATATAACAAGTCGAAATAACATCCTTACAAGCATTTGGAGTGTGCAATCTTGCTCTTTGTATTTACTCAAGTTTATTGTCTTCAATTTTTCATTGCACAAGTTAATTGAATCTATGCTTAATGCATTTTTGTTGTCAACTCAGACTTAACCTTTGTAGTAGCATGTCCACAAAAATTGTGGCCACAAACATAACTGGAACTGAGAGAAGGACTATTGCTTGCAACTTTTACTGAACTCTGATTTTATACCTTACAATTTGAGGTCCTCTATGTACGCTCCTACAATGCATAGACTCAATATGCACAAGCTTCTCTTAAGTTCATTTTGTTCCCCATCTGTCTGAGACTAGTATTATATCTTCTGGTGTTTTTTTTTGGACTGAATAGGTAGTAGAACCATTTCCTTATAAAAAAGGCTTATTCTATGCACTCCACATTTTAATACAAGTTTTGtaatgttttgttttgttttgattGATCTTCTGAATGTTTAagctctttttttcttctttttccccTTCAGATTACTTTATGTCTATGTACATGGTTCCTTCAATTTAAAACATGTGAAAGATTTCAACACTCTCGCTGTTTAATGCAACCAACTGAATTCTTTTGATATTTCCAAATTATGCTCACTATAAGTCAGTTTTCACCCATTTGCTGCTGCATAGGTTTATGATCCATTCAACTTCACTGAAGTTCGATTTGATGAATGGATAAAATGTCAGTGGACAAACTCTCCTTTGCATAGATTATTTTCTTTTATCAACAGAGATGAATAGTATGAAATGTGCTTCGGTATAAACAGTTGGGAAGAAAAGAATCAATGTCTGGTGATAATTTGCGTAATCTTTTATCAACGTCTGGTGATGGCAGCCATTTGCCCTCATGGTGCGCAATCCGGTACCGAGAAGCCTCTTCGTCAGTGCGCGCGCGCACGCTTGATGAATCTGTTCTGAGAGATTTTGTGTGCCAGATGTATACCTTGCATGAGTTGAATTTGTGATATGTTTGCATGATTACACAAATGTTAAGTTGAACTTCTGATGGTCAACAGTAGCTAGTGGCTACCCTGGTTTTTGAACCTTGTTTCGTTTTTTTTTGGCGAGTACTATTCTGTTTAGTTAGTTTGTTTCAGCACCTATGTACTAGTACAGTATTTAACTGATCGGCGGCCCTCCATTGGGCAATTGCAGTCTCAGTGACTCAGTCTAATATGCTTGCTAAGTGCTAACTGCAACGCTGATCCGAGCAATGTTCACGGATCTGCCTAAGTCCAGACGTCTTGTGGGGGCTGGTTGGGTGGACGTGGGGTTTTGGCTGGGACAAGGGCAAAACGATGGAGGGTTCTCCCTTTCAGTGAATAAAGGGCTCGTTTACAGGCTGGTGCTCGTTTACAGCAAACTCTTAGTTTTTTTGGACGAATCATCCACACTTGAAGAAAAAGGCCGATTTTCACACTTTTTTTTACATGGCAGCATGAAGCAAGAGAGAACTTCACATGACGACGCTTAGCAGAAATGATAAGAAATATGCACTCTAGATTATCACAAACATCTGAATTTCTGCAGGATAGTGTTGCTATCTTCAGTTCTCCACATGACTATGTTCAGAGAAATAATTCTTCACATCTTGCAAAATGAATTACCAAAGAACATTGTTTGAACCAAGTTATCCAATAATGTACCACACAAGAAGTGGCAACGAAAACATAAACAAATACAAGAAACAGAAAATATTGAACAAGAATAATATATATGGAAGCATATCTTTTTCTTCCCAGCCTAATGTTGGGTCATGTAACTCACGCTGCGGGTAGTTAGACGCTGATAAGTACCACAAACACTCTATATAATGCAAATCATTCATGCTTAGCTGTGCAAGAATTCCTGTAGGGAAAAAGGTTTCAGAACTTCATCGCTTCTGAAATCATAACCAAAGCCTCATCAATCTATCCCATGCCATAGGCCTCAAAATTCTTCCAATAATACTGAACTTCTTCATTACTTCTGATCACATGATTTCTGTCTAGTGAATCGAAGACAAGCAGCTCATCATTCAGTTCAGTAAATGACGGTGTATCAATTTCTGGGTATTAAGGTAGGGAACgataaaagaaacaaagaaatagTGTTGCTCCCCCACATCATTCACCACGCGCCTAAACGTCGTGAAGTACAGATTCTGGTCTCTAAACAGAAAATCAACTTGTACATCTTCAGGCCCCCAGTCATTTGATATCCTGACTATATGGTGGCTGTCCCCTGTTTCAGGATTGGGTGTGAGCGGTGTGATGGGTATACCTTGGTAGTTCCCTGGAGCAACCTGTGGCAACCTTTCCTCCCTTGCTAACATCATAGCATTGAATCCATGGGCTCCGCTCTACAACATGTAATGTATGATGGGTATGGTCTGCATTGCGCAAGTAAACAACAGCCATTATACATCCACAATCAATGACAATATACATCAATACTTAAAACAAAATACCGAAGCACAATAGTTTGTAGCAAAAAAATGAGTTTTTATTTAGAAACCAGTGATCAAAAAGTAATCAAAGAGTTTTTATTTAGAAACCAGGGATAAACAGGGGGAGCAGGGTCCATATGACGGGATGGTCTGCATCACGCAAGTAAGCAACAGCCATTACACATCCACAGTCAATGACAATACATATCCACACTTAAACTAAAATGGTGAAGCACAGTAGTttgtgttaggttgatctcctatCGGCTCGGTCCAATGACCGAGTAGGGGCCTTGATCCGCGCCTTGATCGGAGACGCCCAAccgttccatggttggtgggccccgtcATGCAGCGCAATATAAAGGAGGTGGGAGGCTAGGGCTCGTgtcacgaggttcacctgagccgcttTTCTCCCACCTACAGTCCTAACTCTAATCCGATCTAAGAGGGAGGCGTTGAAGCGACGGGAAGCTCTACTGACGTCTTCACCGCCGCCTTTGCGCCACCACTACACTGCGAATGACCTCAACGCCGTGACCGCGACTCCGCcgactgtcgatgttttaccaccgatagcctgccacgggggtacccgaggcagtatgttcgggcttcagcgtatgcagaactcgatggtgaacgcaagagacaaacgacttatcctggttcggaccctcgatcgttgatcgagtaacagccctacgtccagccggcgttagcctctacgttggattgattatgaagtgtcgtacAATTATTGTTCTGTTGTCTTTttccccaggagccctgccctcctttatatagtcaggaggccagagtcctagtcggtttacaatgagagttcctagtaggattactgaatagtactactactaagattatatgggaagaatcctagttagactagatcttctctctcccttgcggggtatcctgtgggtcccgcatcgacaagcccccgagcacttcatggttgagctctgaaagtctcgttttgctccttcaggtcttgttgagtaggaacaaacgtcatccgagtgctttctggagtgaaaccttgtagcgcttcttgggatcttcgagtggtgagtgcttttttgaagaaaaagtacatccatctggttgtagcccccgagcctcttgctatttggaacaaggagctggaggatcttgtcttgaagttgctctgattgttcgttgaagttttataaaaaagaactcgaatatggctcgttccgggttctttttgtcgtaaggtcttgaagtgg
Proteins encoded in this region:
- the LOC136504314 gene encoding two-component response regulator ORR9-like, whose translation is MPTSPSTHTSCLSSSTTLASCSSALLLQSVMAAVATETPFHVLAVDDSLPDRKLIERLLKTSSFQVTTVDSGSKALQFLGLHDEHSPVPVHTDQLDVAVNLIITDYCMPGMTGYDLLKKIKESSSLRDIPVVIMSSENIPSRINRCLEEGADEFFLKPVRLSDMNKLKPHILKSRCREHYHQEQHQQSDSNSDECSNPTNTSSSSDSSSSDSSSNRKRKAADNEEILPQTNRSRHS
- the LOC136504315 gene encoding DNA-directed RNA polymerase V subunit 5A-like, whose translation is MQSKIMSKARESIKEIFPFKVYTFQIAELLVNITKHVLKPKHEVLTAEEKVKLLKDYNIVDSQLPRILESDAVAHYHGFGKGTVVKVTYDSELTGNHVTYRCTF